A genome region from Akkermansiaceae bacterium includes the following:
- a CDS encoding FecR domain-containing protein, giving the protein MSDRFEKNGRIDVSELWRALEDLEEDTLDSSRSEELTALLGKSPAARRAYLEYFQQSAVLRMEAAKLHERGLLPFVESASQARRVFQRSVMAAAALVTIAAVIAALIAVARPDPAKFSTAVTSGTRWSVDDVPQESGGNIGGVSEGSTLRVLSGTLRLETETGDLLVVQGPATVSFPKLHRPQLQSGWLWIDTAKSGKPFEVGAKGLLVRDIGTRFGVRVPTGGPTEVHLVDGQIEVIAARSGKKVSTLREAGKAFAYRSKDVVEEIAMAPDPFPTLPDLLKQPANYRTTVFGQAPIGYWTLDQPVKGSYSNMVAGSPSASQSQAVRPLEPGVKPEDGFPGLPAGNRSVYMEGDPNRSVIIGLEGMHGISQREGAVSFWIRREPGAITKGEVLWLAGQGNETSDTPFEAILHTRMDPSGQVIFEMRNGDTSVNLVSPRQINDGIWHYVVASWEPSSVDLFIDGVLVGHDAQPRTIREGNFRGRYVRFGKPSLDQRETFNPFTGWVDEISLWDRPLSAVEVSCQFEAAVGSGKE; this is encoded by the coding sequence ATGAGCGACCGTTTTGAAAAAAACGGCCGGATCGACGTGTCCGAACTTTGGCGGGCGCTGGAGGATCTGGAGGAAGACACATTGGACTCATCCCGTTCCGAGGAACTGACCGCATTGCTGGGCAAATCGCCAGCAGCAAGGCGGGCTTACCTGGAGTATTTCCAACAGTCTGCGGTTCTCCGGATGGAAGCGGCCAAGCTTCACGAACGCGGCCTTCTGCCCTTTGTGGAATCGGCCTCCCAGGCACGCCGCGTCTTCCAGCGCTCGGTGATGGCGGCGGCGGCGCTTGTGACGATCGCGGCCGTCATTGCCGCCCTGATCGCCGTTGCGCGGCCCGATCCCGCCAAATTCTCCACTGCTGTCACCTCCGGCACTCGCTGGAGCGTGGACGACGTGCCCCAGGAATCAGGAGGAAATATCGGTGGGGTCTCGGAGGGCTCCACGCTCCGTGTCCTTTCCGGAACCCTGAGGCTGGAAACAGAGACCGGCGATCTGCTGGTGGTGCAGGGCCCGGCGACCGTTTCTTTCCCGAAGCTGCATCGCCCGCAATTGCAAAGCGGTTGGCTTTGGATCGATACAGCCAAATCCGGAAAACCGTTCGAGGTCGGTGCGAAAGGACTCCTGGTCCGGGACATAGGGACACGCTTCGGAGTGCGCGTGCCAACGGGCGGCCCGACCGAAGTCCACCTTGTTGACGGGCAGATCGAGGTGATCGCTGCGAGGAGTGGCAAGAAGGTTTCCACGCTCAGGGAAGCCGGGAAGGCATTCGCATACCGCTCCAAGGATGTTGTGGAGGAGATCGCCATGGCACCCGACCCTTTCCCTACATTGCCGGATCTCCTGAAGCAGCCGGCGAATTACAGGACGACCGTTTTCGGCCAAGCGCCGATCGGATACTGGACGCTGGATCAGCCGGTGAAAGGAAGCTATTCCAACATGGTCGCGGGGAGCCCTTCCGCTTCACAAAGCCAGGCGGTGCGCCCCCTTGAGCCAGGGGTAAAGCCCGAGGACGGCTTCCCGGGACTCCCGGCGGGCAACAGATCGGTATACATGGAAGGTGATCCCAACCGCTCGGTAATCATCGGCCTGGAGGGAATGCATGGGATCAGCCAACGCGAGGGAGCCGTTTCGTTCTGGATCCGCCGCGAACCGGGCGCGATCACCAAGGGCGAGGTTCTCTGGCTCGCGGGTCAAGGCAACGAAACCTCGGATACGCCATTCGAGGCAATCCTGCATACGCGCATGGACCCGTCCGGCCAGGTCATTTTCGAGATGAGGAACGGAGACACGAGCGTGAACCTGGTGTCCCCGAGACAAATCAACGACGGGATTTGGCACTATGTCGTTGCCAGCTGGGAACCATCTTCCGTTGATCTTTTCATCGACGGAGTCCTTGTCGGGCATGACGCGCAGCCGCGCACGATCAGGGAGGGGAATTTCAGGGGCCGCTACGTCCGGTTTGGTAAACCGAGCCTCGATCAGCGGGAAACGTTCAATCCATTCACCGGCTGGGTGGACGAGATTTCGCTCTGGGATCGACCGCTGAGTGCAGTGGAGGTCAGCTGCCAATTCGAGGCGGCTGTGGGATCCGGCAAGGAATGA
- a CDS encoding sigma-70 family RNA polymerase sigma factor: protein MEEAPDIEETFVQLVVNHQTALHAFVLALLPGHPEADDVVQEVNTSLWKKRGEFELGTNFKAWMFSVAKFKVMALWRDQKRRKVLSVPEETLNLLIDEAAEVCHGADDPRHAALRQCIQQLRPDDRSLILRCYFDGFSLQSAAEELGRKAVNLKGSLHRIRMALRVCVKRKVGLGRAMS, encoded by the coding sequence ATGGAGGAAGCCCCCGACATCGAAGAAACCTTCGTCCAGCTGGTCGTCAACCACCAGACGGCGCTGCATGCCTTTGTGCTGGCGCTTCTGCCGGGGCACCCGGAAGCGGACGATGTGGTGCAGGAGGTGAACACTTCCCTTTGGAAAAAGCGCGGGGAGTTCGAGCTTGGGACGAATTTCAAGGCGTGGATGTTTTCGGTGGCGAAGTTCAAGGTGATGGCCCTGTGGCGTGACCAGAAACGCCGCAAGGTCTTGAGCGTGCCGGAGGAAACGCTGAACCTGCTGATCGACGAGGCCGCTGAGGTTTGCCACGGCGCGGACGATCCAAGGCACGCAGCCCTCAGGCAATGCATCCAGCAGCTGCGCCCTGATGACCGCAGCCTGATTCTCCGCTGCTACTTCGACGGCTTCAGCCTGCAGAGTGCGGCCGAGGAGCTGGGGCGAAAGGCGGTGAACCTCAAAGGCAGCCTGCACCGCATCCGAATGGCACTGCGGGTCTGCGTGAAGAGGAAGGTCGGATTGGGGAGGGCAATGTCATGA
- a CDS encoding aminotransferase class III-fold pyridoxal phosphate-dependent enzyme — translation MPSLSSKLFAVAKQHIPGGVNSPVRAFKNVDGEPFFVRRAKGCRITDIDGKTYIDYIGSWGPNILGHAPVAITNTIHQVAKDGISFGIPNPYEVDMAKTICEWVPSVEKVRMTSSDTEATMSAIRLARG, via the coding sequence ATGCCAAGCCTTTCCTCCAAACTTTTCGCCGTCGCCAAGCAACACATCCCCGGCGGCGTGAACTCCCCCGTCCGCGCCTTCAAAAACGTGGATGGCGAGCCCTTCTTCGTCCGCCGTGCCAAGGGCTGTCGCATCACCGACATCGACGGGAAAACCTACATCGACTACATCGGTTCCTGGGGGCCGAACATCCTCGGCCATGCTCCGGTCGCGATCACCAATACGATCCATCAGGTCGCCAAGGATGGCATCTCCTTCGGCATCCCGAATCCCTACGAGGTCGATATGGCGAAGACGATCTGCGAGTGGGTGCCATCGGTTGAAAAAGTCCGTATGACCTCCTCCGACACCGAGGCGACGATGTCCGCGATCCGCCTCGCCCGCGGCTGA
- a CDS encoding N-acetylmuramoyl-L-alanine amidase has translation MKALLNAILLGLLFSTGASAYNFRTVIIDPGHGGHDKGGQWGRVYEKHLALDTSIRLESHLKKMGYNTVLTRRSDYFVSLPGRMTFANKYRNAIFISIHYNYTWKQHVSGIETFYHTQESYKLAKDVHRGVMSRVKVTDRGVKYARYYVIRHCKLPSILVEGGFVSNSNERSRMKTAWFRDAIARGIADGVQSFRRGG, from the coding sequence ATGAAGGCTCTCCTGAACGCAATTCTCCTGGGGCTGCTCTTTTCCACGGGCGCCAGTGCATACAATTTCCGCACCGTGATCATAGATCCCGGGCACGGGGGGCACGACAAGGGGGGGCAATGGGGGCGGGTGTATGAGAAGCACCTGGCGCTCGACACCTCGATCCGGCTGGAGTCCCATCTGAAGAAAATGGGCTACAACACGGTGCTGACTCGCCGCAGCGACTACTTCGTTTCCCTGCCGGGGCGCATGACCTTCGCCAACAAATACAGGAACGCGATATTCATCAGCATCCACTACAACTACACCTGGAAGCAGCATGTCAGCGGCATCGAGACCTTCTACCACACCCAGGAAAGCTACAAGCTTGCGAAGGATGTGCACCGCGGCGTGATGAGCCGGGTGAAAGTGACGGATCGCGGAGTGAAATACGCGCGCTACTATGTGATCCGGCACTGCAAGCTGCCTTCCATCCTTGTTGAGGGCGGATTCGTGAGCAACTCGAACGAGCGCAGCCGCATGAAAACCGCATGGTTCCGCGATGCCATCGCCAGGGGCATCGCCGACGGCGTGCAGAGCTTCCGCAGGGGCGGTTGA
- a CDS encoding P-II family nitrogen regulator, whose translation MKKIEAIIKPFKLEEVKEALAEVGVQGMTVTEVKGFGRQKGHTEIYRGSEYTVDFLPKVKIEIVVDDAQADGVAEAIVKSANTGKIGDGKVFISNVEEAIRIRTGETGSSAVAVN comes from the coding sequence ATGAAAAAAATCGAAGCAATCATCAAACCGTTCAAGCTGGAAGAAGTCAAGGAAGCCCTCGCAGAGGTCGGAGTCCAAGGGATGACCGTCACCGAAGTCAAGGGTTTCGGCCGCCAGAAAGGCCACACAGAGATCTACCGCGGCTCCGAATACACCGTCGATTTCCTCCCCAAGGTGAAGATCGAGATCGTCGTTGACGACGCGCAGGCCGACGGGGTCGCCGAGGCCATCGTCAAGAGCGCAAACACCGGCAAGATCGGTGATGGCAAGGTCTTCATCTCCAACGTCGAGGAAGCCATCCGCATCCGCACGGGAGAAACCGGTTCCTCCGCTGTCGCGGTGAACTGA
- a CDS encoding cupredoxin domain-containing protein, with product MKKLFSALTSVALFQIAFAQDAKIEITGNDQMQYSIKAFEVTEGQKVVLSFKHIGQLPAAAMGHNVVILAADTAVPAFATKCAPARETGFIPQDEESKKQIIAHTKMLGGGESDEITFTAPAPGNYPFICSFPGHFAIMQGVMTVKAK from the coding sequence ATGAAGAAACTATTCTCAGCACTCACATCCGTCGCACTTTTCCAGATCGCCTTCGCCCAGGACGCGAAGATTGAGATCACCGGGAACGACCAGATGCAGTACAGCATCAAGGCATTCGAGGTTACGGAAGGCCAGAAGGTGGTGCTCTCCTTCAAGCACATCGGCCAGCTACCCGCAGCCGCCATGGGCCACAACGTGGTGATCCTCGCTGCGGACACGGCGGTTCCCGCCTTCGCCACGAAGTGCGCGCCGGCACGGGAAACCGGCTTCATCCCCCAGGACGAGGAATCGAAGAAGCAGATCATCGCCCACACCAAGATGCTTGGCGGCGGCGAGTCTGACGAGATCACCTTCACCGCTCCCGCTCCCGGGAATTATCCTTTCATCTGCTCCTTCCCCGGCCACTTTGCCATCATGCAGGGCGTGATGACAGTGAAGGCCAAGTAA
- a CDS encoding SDR family oxidoreductase, with amino-acid sequence MRILITGGAGFLGSHLCERLLNEGNEVICLDNYFTGRKRNIAHLLSNPYFELIRHDVTEPFKFEVDRIYNLACPASPPHYQHNPIKTIKTSVLGAIHTLGLAKRIGARAFQASTSEVYGDPEVHPQPESYKGSVNPIGIRACYDEGKRCAETLFFDYHRQNGVDIRVVRIFNTYGPRMLPDDGRVVSNFIVQALKGEDLTIYGDGTQTRSFCYVDDLIEGFVRLMEKEGITGPVNIGNPGEFTMLELAELVLKKVGGKSRLSFHPLPGDDPKQRRPDITLARDALGWEPRVSLEDGLDPTISYFRKLLAE; translated from the coding sequence ATGCGAATCCTCATCACCGGCGGAGCCGGATTCCTTGGCTCCCATCTCTGCGAACGCCTGCTCAACGAGGGCAACGAGGTCATCTGCCTCGACAACTATTTCACCGGCCGGAAACGCAACATCGCCCACCTGCTTTCCAACCCGTATTTTGAGCTCATCCGCCATGATGTCACGGAGCCGTTCAAGTTCGAGGTGGACCGGATCTACAACCTCGCCTGTCCGGCCTCCCCGCCGCACTACCAGCATAATCCAATCAAGACGATCAAGACCTCGGTGCTCGGCGCCATCCACACACTGGGTCTTGCGAAGCGCATCGGCGCGCGCGCCTTCCAGGCATCCACCTCCGAGGTGTATGGCGATCCGGAAGTCCATCCCCAGCCGGAGTCCTACAAGGGCTCCGTCAACCCCATCGGCATCCGCGCCTGCTACGACGAGGGGAAACGCTGCGCGGAAACCCTGTTCTTCGATTACCATCGCCAGAACGGGGTCGATATCCGCGTAGTGCGCATCTTCAACACCTACGGCCCGCGCATGCTGCCGGACGACGGGCGGGTGGTTTCCAACTTCATCGTCCAGGCGCTCAAGGGCGAGGATCTGACAATTTACGGCGATGGCACCCAGACCCGCTCTTTCTGCTACGTGGACGACCTCATCGAGGGTTTCGTCCGCCTGATGGAAAAGGAAGGCATCACCGGCCCGGTGAACATCGGCAATCCCGGGGAGTTCACCATGCTGGAACTGGCGGAGCTCGTCCTCAAAAAGGTCGGCGGGAAATCAAGGCTCAGCTTCCATCCCCTCCCCGGCGACGATCCGAAACAGCGCCGCCCGGACATCACCCTCGCGCGGGATGCACTCGGCTGGGAGCCCAGGGTCAGCCTGGAGGACGGCCTAGACCCAACCATCTCCTATTTCCGCAAGCTGCTGGCGGAGTGA
- the trpS gene encoding tryptophan--tRNA ligase: MRILTGLQPSGKLHVGNYFGAMKPAVELQGQGECFYFIADYHAMTSGRDGAALRENVRELAIDFLACGLDPEKSVFFRQSAVPEVNELAWILSTVCPMPLLNKCHSYKDKVAQGISPNHALFAYPVLMAADILLYDSNKVPVGKDQKQHLEVTRSLATKLNETYGEGTAVMPDAIIKEETELVIGTDGRKMSKSYNNTLPILGDEKPLKKLVMKIVTDSTPVEDPKPTENSTVIALYKLFASEPELAKMIADHESGGFGYGDFKKRLADAYWDYFEDMRKRRDEILAEPGYVDEVLKKGAERAREESAKVLGRIKKAVGLA, translated from the coding sequence ATGAGGATTTTGACGGGTTTGCAGCCGAGCGGGAAACTGCACGTGGGCAATTATTTCGGTGCGATGAAGCCGGCGGTGGAGCTGCAGGGGCAGGGCGAGTGCTTTTATTTCATCGCGGACTACCATGCGATGACTTCGGGACGCGATGGGGCGGCGCTGCGGGAAAATGTGAGGGAGCTGGCGATTGACTTCCTGGCGTGCGGCCTGGATCCGGAGAAGTCGGTTTTCTTCCGCCAGAGCGCCGTGCCTGAGGTGAACGAGCTGGCTTGGATCCTCTCCACGGTCTGCCCGATGCCGCTTTTGAACAAGTGCCACTCTTACAAGGACAAGGTCGCGCAGGGGATTTCCCCGAACCATGCGCTGTTCGCCTACCCGGTGCTGATGGCGGCTGACATCCTGCTCTATGACTCGAACAAGGTGCCGGTCGGAAAGGATCAGAAGCAGCATCTCGAAGTGACGCGCAGCCTGGCGACGAAGCTGAACGAAACCTACGGCGAGGGCACGGCGGTGATGCCGGATGCGATCATCAAGGAGGAAACCGAGCTGGTGATCGGCACGGACGGGCGGAAGATGAGCAAGAGCTACAACAATACGCTTCCCATCTTAGGGGACGAAAAGCCGCTGAAGAAGCTGGTGATGAAAATCGTGACGGATTCGACCCCGGTGGAGGATCCGAAGCCGACCGAGAACTCGACGGTGATCGCCCTCTACAAGCTTTTCGCAAGCGAGCCCGAGCTGGCGAAGATGATCGCGGACCATGAGAGCGGCGGCTTCGGCTATGGTGATTTCAAGAAGCGTCTGGCGGATGCGTATTGGGATTACTTTGAAGACATGAGGAAACGCCGGGACGAGATCCTTGCGGAGCCGGGGTATGTGGATGAGGTGTTGAAAAAAGGTGCGGAGCGTGCCCGCGAGGAGTCGGCAAAGGTGCTGGGCCGGATCAAGAAGGCCGTGGGATTGGCGTGA
- a CDS encoding DUF3570 domain-containing protein, whose protein sequence is MKPTRPLILAPLLCPHARAEIENLPMRWDYSYQLYDEDDDRIRVESHYLRGQVDFNDETSFRFQYLNDAISGASPTGALPGSLQPFLSKLDDVRTGLLGAISRQFGDHRVEVEFSRSEEDDYVSRGIAVSDVLELNQKNTTLTYGLNFLDDDVAVRGSADRKKYTYDLFTGVSQIIDKNTVVSCNLTLGFSDGFLSDPYKIVQRTETLTFPDGLGGFISIPVDNIYRENRPGSRFRQVLQFEGKHYFEAADGALDGILRFSNDDFGVFSQTLQLEWRQQVGESLQLIPFFRYYHQSAADFFVRSLDGLPIGTPAANPNGSGPNYSADYRLSSFDAVSAGLKVRYRFNDMFSANATYERYVMSGSGGGANVSPGQAYPSADIWTFGLSAEF, encoded by the coding sequence ATGAAACCCACACGTCCGCTGATACTCGCTCCCCTGCTCTGCCCGCACGCCCGTGCGGAGATCGAGAACCTACCGATGCGCTGGGATTACAGCTATCAGCTGTATGATGAGGATGACGACCGGATCCGGGTGGAATCCCATTATTTGCGCGGCCAGGTCGATTTCAACGACGAGACCTCATTCCGTTTCCAATATCTAAACGATGCGATCAGCGGCGCATCGCCGACGGGAGCGTTGCCGGGCAGTTTGCAGCCGTTCCTTTCAAAGCTTGATGATGTGCGGACGGGGTTGCTTGGGGCGATTTCCCGGCAGTTCGGCGACCACCGGGTGGAGGTGGAGTTTTCGCGCAGCGAGGAGGACGACTACGTATCGAGAGGCATAGCGGTCAGCGATGTGCTGGAGCTGAACCAGAAGAACACAACCTTGACCTACGGGCTCAACTTTCTCGATGACGATGTCGCGGTGCGCGGTTCCGCGGACAGGAAAAAATACACTTACGATTTGTTCACCGGGGTCAGCCAGATCATCGACAAGAACACGGTTGTTTCCTGCAACCTGACGCTGGGCTTCAGCGACGGGTTCCTGAGCGATCCGTACAAGATCGTCCAGCGTACGGAAACGCTCACTTTCCCCGACGGGCTCGGTGGTTTCATCAGCATCCCTGTGGACAACATCTACCGCGAAAACAGGCCGGGGAGCCGTTTCCGGCAGGTATTGCAGTTCGAGGGGAAACACTATTTCGAAGCGGCGGACGGGGCGCTCGACGGGATCCTCAGGTTCTCGAACGACGACTTCGGGGTGTTTTCCCAGACCCTGCAGCTGGAGTGGCGGCAACAGGTCGGAGAGAGTCTCCAGCTGATCCCCTTCTTCCGGTATTACCACCAGTCGGCGGCGGATTTTTTCGTCCGTTCCCTGGATGGCCTGCCGATCGGAACCCCTGCCGCCAATCCGAATGGAAGCGGCCCGAACTACTCGGCGGACTACCGGCTGTCTTCTTTCGATGCGGTTAGCGCGGGGCTCAAGGTGAGATACAGGTTCAACGACATGTTTTCGGCCAACGCGACCTACGAGCGATATGTGATGAGCGGAAGTGGCGGCGGCGCAAACGTCTCACCGGGACAGGCCTATCCAAGCGCGGATATCTGGACGTTCGGGCTGAGCGCGGAGTTTTAG
- a CDS encoding FAD:protein FMN transferase — protein sequence METALPLQANEAGIRHLGFLAMGTACSVKFRLEDDRKALEFGADVLGWIAGFEAKFSRYREDSVVSKINAAAGERWVGIDDETSHMLDLASSLNRRTKGILDPTLLPVQLVWDWRKARERLPETSEIENALALTGWGKVERRAGAVYLPERGMGLDFGGFGKEYAVDFVARMAAERGIQDALIDLGRDIFAMGGNGKQPFWHVGIEDGKKPGNCWGGLAVSGRAVSASGDYARYFTHEGKRYGHILDPRTGWPVDNGMRAVTVVAGSCLEAGAYSTAVYVLGAEEGVELAGFVRDVEVCAQTESGIGGTRNFGKWLIKAA from the coding sequence ATGGAAACGGCACTACCATTGCAGGCGAACGAAGCGGGAATCCGGCACCTGGGATTCCTGGCGATGGGAACTGCATGTTCGGTAAAGTTCCGGCTGGAAGATGACCGGAAGGCGCTGGAATTCGGAGCGGATGTGCTGGGGTGGATCGCGGGGTTTGAGGCGAAGTTTTCGAGATACAGGGAGGATTCGGTGGTTTCGAAAATCAATGCGGCGGCCGGGGAACGGTGGGTGGGGATCGATGACGAGACCTCGCACATGCTGGATCTTGCCTCGAGTCTGAACAGGCGGACGAAGGGGATCCTGGATCCGACCTTGCTGCCCGTGCAACTGGTTTGGGATTGGCGGAAAGCCAGGGAACGTTTGCCGGAAACCAGCGAGATTGAAAATGCACTGGCGCTGACAGGCTGGGGGAAAGTGGAGCGGCGTGCGGGTGCTGTGTATTTGCCGGAGCGTGGGATGGGCTTGGATTTCGGAGGTTTCGGTAAGGAATACGCGGTGGATTTTGTGGCGAGGATGGCGGCGGAGCGTGGGATCCAGGATGCATTGATCGATCTGGGACGGGATATTTTCGCGATGGGGGGAAACGGGAAACAACCGTTCTGGCACGTCGGTATCGAGGACGGGAAAAAACCGGGAAATTGTTGGGGCGGGCTGGCGGTGAGTGGACGGGCGGTTTCCGCATCAGGCGACTACGCGAGGTATTTCACCCATGAGGGGAAACGCTACGGGCATATCCTCGATCCGCGGACGGGCTGGCCGGTGGACAACGGGATGCGGGCGGTGACGGTGGTCGCCGGATCATGCCTGGAAGCCGGTGCATACAGCACGGCAGTCTATGTCCTGGGGGCTGAAGAGGGGGTGGAGTTGGCGGGGTTTGTGAGGGATGTGGAAGTCTGTGCGCAAACGGAAAGCGGTATCGGGGGCACAAGGAATTTCGGGAAATGGCTCATCAAAGCCGCATAA
- a CDS encoding TlpA family protein disulfide reductase — protein MKTRTLIALFGIGLLAQSAMALESGQKMPALKGLLPGASIPGTSGKVVLVDFWASWCGPCKQSFPALNRLNDKYAGKGLVILAISVDEKEEDYKKFASKMGAKFPLFHDGAHKAAEKFAPPSMPTSYIIDRKGVVRHVHTGFNGKKTEAEYMAEIEALL, from the coding sequence ATGAAAACAAGAACATTGATCGCGTTGTTTGGGATCGGGCTGCTTGCGCAGAGCGCAATGGCTCTGGAGTCAGGACAGAAAATGCCTGCGTTGAAAGGCCTGCTGCCCGGGGCGTCGATCCCGGGGACATCGGGGAAAGTGGTGTTGGTGGATTTCTGGGCATCGTGGTGCGGGCCTTGCAAACAGTCCTTCCCCGCACTGAACCGGCTGAACGACAAGTATGCGGGCAAAGGCCTGGTGATTCTCGCGATAAGCGTGGATGAGAAGGAGGAGGACTACAAAAAATTCGCCTCGAAAATGGGCGCGAAGTTTCCCCTTTTCCACGATGGGGCACACAAGGCGGCGGAGAAGTTCGCCCCGCCTTCCATGCCCACGAGCTACATCATCGACCGGAAAGGCGTCGTCCGGCACGTTCACACCGGGTTCAACGGGAAGAAAACCGAAGCGGAATACATGGCGGAAATCGAAGCCCTGCTGTGA
- a CDS encoding DUF4266 domain-containing protein, with product MKNQILIISTISVVFLASCTPQLVRVKPYERGNLAREIMSGDLDPLQRAMTEHAYFSREASSGGGGVGGGGCGCN from the coding sequence ATGAAAAATCAAATTCTCATCATTTCTACTATAAGTGTAGTATTTTTGGCGTCCTGTACGCCGCAACTCGTGCGGGTGAAGCCGTACGAACGCGGGAACCTTGCCCGCGAGATCATGTCCGGCGATCTGGACCCGCTGCAGAGGGCGATGACGGAGCATGCCTATTTCTCAAGGGAGGCATCGTCCGGTGGCGGTGGTGTCGGTGGCGGAGGCTGCGGGTGTAACTAG
- a CDS encoding immunoglobulin domain-containing protein, whose amino-acid sequence MLQKSPLVQWILPEAQLAGRAGLGELTKWTAATFAGLGAYDTVAGASVVKQVTPTPNSATVTTAVDSPLSFVFQVTGNESPPESWQIVGALPGGLTHANSVGSNFDSISGIPTASGSFPITIKAWEFAGNTGNVISNSFTIVVGTAIITGHPQSTTVPSGSTASLTVTGSGSGLTYQWYSGVSPNVSAPISNATSATYNTPALTTESSFWVRVTRSGVIANSKTAVVGIQATAMPPVIDTQPSGVSIDAGQTAMLNVVASGTSPTYQWYRGLKGDTSNPVSLATNATFSTPVLSATTSYWVRVTDGGLSVDSGTAEVTVLPAIESWGKSAFTMAQLMDPLVSGNGADPDADGLTNEQEFIAGTPPTGGRPGVPFDMARVSGQIQLSFVATAASGAGYFGKTRHYAIEEKADLGASAWIPVAGFEDIAGAGQTVTHSVSPGATPDFFRVKVWLTP is encoded by the coding sequence ATGCTGCAGAAGTCCCCATTGGTGCAGTGGATATTGCCCGAGGCGCAGCTTGCGGGTCGCGCCGGATTGGGCGAGCTCACGAAGTGGACAGCGGCCACTTTCGCAGGGCTCGGCGCTTATGACACGGTTGCGGGTGCATCCGTGGTGAAACAGGTGACGCCGACCCCCAATTCGGCGACAGTGACCACAGCGGTGGATTCCCCGCTCTCCTTCGTATTCCAGGTGACGGGAAATGAAAGCCCGCCGGAGAGCTGGCAGATCGTCGGCGCTTTGCCTGGCGGGCTCACGCATGCGAATTCGGTGGGATCCAATTTCGACAGCATCTCCGGCATTCCGACGGCATCAGGTAGTTTCCCCATCACGATCAAGGCGTGGGAATTTGCCGGAAACACGGGGAATGTGATTTCCAACAGTTTCACAATTGTTGTAGGAACGGCGATTATCACCGGCCACCCGCAGTCCACCACCGTGCCCAGCGGCAGTACGGCTAGCCTGACGGTCACCGGCTCCGGATCAGGGCTCACATACCAATGGTATTCCGGGGTTTCCCCGAACGTGTCCGCACCGATCAGCAATGCGACCTCGGCCACTTACAATACGCCGGCTTTGACAACGGAAAGCAGCTTCTGGGTCAGGGTTACGAGATCAGGTGTGATCGCGAATTCGAAAACCGCAGTCGTGGGAATACAGGCGACCGCGATGCCCCCTGTGATCGACACCCAGCCATCCGGTGTTTCGATCGATGCAGGCCAGACAGCAATGTTGAATGTCGTTGCAAGCGGAACTTCGCCGACCTACCAATGGTATCGCGGGTTGAAAGGTGACACCTCCAATCCTGTTTCGCTGGCTACGAATGCGACATTTTCCACCCCGGTGCTATCCGCGACGACGAGTTACTGGGTGCGGGTGACGGATGGGGGCCTGTCCGTGGATTCCGGAACGGCGGAAGTCACCGTTTTGCCCGCGATTGAGAGCTGGGGGAAATCGGCCTTTACCATGGCGCAACTGATGGATCCCCTTGTCTCCGGCAACGGCGCCGATCCGGATGCGGACGGGCTCACCAATGAGCAGGAATTCATAGCGGGAACCCCGCCGACCGGAGGCAGGCCGGGCGTGCCGTTCGATATGGCGCGTGTTTCCGGGCAGATCCAGCTCAGCTTCGTTGCCACCGCCGCATCGGGTGCGGGATACTTCGGGAAGACCCGCCACTATGCGATCGAGGAGAAGGCCGACCTTGGCGCTTCGGCTTGGATTCCTGTGGCCGGGTTCGAGGATATCGCTGGAGCCGGACAGACCGTGACACACAGCGTTTCCCCCGGCGCGACACCGGACTTTTTCCGCGTGAAAGTGTGGCTTACCCCGTAG